The following are encoded together in the Streptomyces sp. NBC_00358 genome:
- a CDS encoding GNAT family N-acetyltransferase, translating into MSGLRVREMTLDDCPRVAEIRVRGWQSAYKGLIPQAYLDGLSVAEDAARRRRNLEEGDGSVVNLVAERAGSVVGWACHGPHRDREARAGEVELYAIYVHPDLIGQGVGWALLRESAGRCAAAGHERMLLWVLKENTPARRFYERAGFSPDGSEEPFEAGGVAVPEVRYGRPLTRAGLGPRTPDPA; encoded by the coding sequence GTGAGCGGGCTGCGGGTCCGGGAGATGACCCTCGACGACTGTCCGCGGGTGGCCGAGATCCGGGTGCGCGGCTGGCAGAGCGCGTACAAGGGCCTGATCCCGCAGGCCTATCTGGACGGCCTCAGCGTCGCCGAGGACGCGGCCCGTCGGCGCCGCAACCTCGAAGAGGGCGACGGCAGCGTCGTGAACCTGGTCGCCGAGCGCGCCGGCTCCGTGGTCGGCTGGGCCTGCCACGGACCGCACCGCGACCGCGAAGCCCGCGCCGGGGAGGTCGAGTTGTACGCCATCTACGTACATCCCGACCTGATCGGCCAGGGGGTCGGGTGGGCCCTGCTCCGCGAGTCCGCCGGCCGCTGTGCGGCAGCCGGGCACGAGCGCATGCTGCTGTGGGTCCTCAAGGAGAACACCCCGGCCCGCCGTTTCTACGAACGGGCCGGCTTCTCGCCCGACGGTTCCGAGGAGCCCTTCGAGGCGGGCGGGGTCGCGGTGCCCGAGGTGCGCTACGGGCGCCCGCTGACCCGCGCGGGGCTCGGCCCGAGAACACCGGACCCGGCCTGA
- a CDS encoding peptidoglycan-binding protein, which yields MSRWKELPAELDPRVRQLVVRLRLLKDRGELSVRQLATKTGYSAKSWERYLGGRSLAPPDAVEAMARITGDDPTRLLALREVAAEAWLEGRASERAEVPDGGPGQEAAPPELEILLSGAEAPPLPGRALRIAVVAGSAALLLAVSSAVLVTLRLGGGDSPAAAPVVVPVTTAPTVSTPAYDCLARRSGGRWYAGNSRTMDATVAYGSAGPEVAEAQCLLRRAGISPGGIDGMFGPLTRGAVLDFQKRAGLVADGVVGPHTWKALRR from the coding sequence ATGTCGCGTTGGAAAGAGCTGCCCGCTGAACTGGATCCTCGGGTCAGGCAGTTGGTGGTGCGATTACGGCTGCTGAAGGACCGCGGCGAGCTGAGCGTGCGGCAACTGGCGACGAAGACGGGGTACAGCGCGAAGTCGTGGGAGCGGTACCTGGGCGGCCGCTCGCTGGCACCCCCGGACGCGGTGGAGGCGATGGCCCGGATCACCGGTGACGATCCGACCCGGCTGCTCGCCCTGCGGGAGGTCGCCGCCGAGGCCTGGCTGGAGGGCCGTGCGAGCGAGCGGGCAGAGGTGCCTGACGGCGGGCCCGGACAGGAGGCCGCACCGCCCGAGCTGGAGATCCTGCTGTCGGGCGCCGAGGCCCCGCCGCTGCCCGGACGGGCACTGCGGATCGCGGTCGTCGCGGGCTCGGCGGCCCTGCTCCTCGCGGTCTCCTCGGCGGTGCTCGTGACCCTGCGGCTCGGTGGCGGCGACAGCCCGGCGGCGGCTCCGGTCGTCGTACCCGTCACGACGGCGCCGACGGTGTCCACCCCCGCGTACGACTGCCTGGCGCGGCGCAGTGGCGGGCGCTGGTACGCGGGCAACAGCCGCACCATGGACGCCACCGTGGCGTACGGCAGCGCCGGGCCCGAGGTGGCCGAGGCGCAGTGCCTGCTGCGCAGGGCGGGCATCTCGCCGGGGGGCATCGACGGGATGTTCGGTCCGCTGACGCGGGGCGCGGTCCTGGACTTCCAGAAGCGGGCGGGGCTCGTCGCGGACGGCGTGGTCGGGCCGCACACCTGGAAGGCCCTGCGGAGATGA